The proteins below come from a single Portunus trituberculatus isolate SZX2019 chromosome 2, ASM1759143v1, whole genome shotgun sequence genomic window:
- the LOC123504585 gene encoding LOW QUALITY PROTEIN: ATP-binding cassette sub-family B member 6-like (The sequence of the model RefSeq protein was modified relative to this genomic sequence to represent the inferred CDS: inserted 1 base in 1 codon), whose protein sequence is MLYCPPNITLDQIWVEHGVSHCLLETVCASVYTAFLLVFGVAQWVVYHKYATPVDPYLRPRSCLLGVQNGLAVVMAVVAVARIVLQATLIDQHIVYGYMVLTLCCNVVVWPLSLRLVYLERNEQLPSVPSRGHGAVLLVFWTLVFVGENLSFLNLRNEDWWFDLTTVADQLEFALFILRYTAACLLFILGLKAPGISTMRDYVNFGGQLRRQEEEEEEEEGEGSAERSGQRSTWRGVLRKLRVLFPFIWPRKSAVLQCSVVFCFLLLVLGRVANVFVPLYYKRIVDGLGGSGGEATFVWEAVVVYVAIKFLQGGGTGAXGLLNNLRSLLWISVQQYTSREVQVQLFAHLHNLSLRWHLGRKTGEVLRVMDRGTNSINSLLSYIVFSILPTVVDITVAVVYFTTAFNYWFGLIVFLTMAVYLGITIWLTEWRTKYRRHMNLADNEQRSRGVDSLLNFETVKYYGAENYEVDRYQEALLTYQHEEWKSNASLSLLNTIQNLVISVGLLAGSLLAAWLVAGPHTLTVGDYVLFSTYIMQLYMPLNWFGTYYRMIQQNFIDMENMFDLLKEKQEVVDEPGALALPAPQGRIEFRDVSFSYSPERQILKGVSFAVEPGKTLAVVGPTGSGKSTIMRLIFRFYDVCGGAVLVDGVDVKHYQQSELRRAMGVVPQDTVLFNESIFYNIQYGRVMAAEEEVHEAAKHSDIHSKILTFPEQYGTKVGERTEAERRRETESRHC, encoded by the exons ATGCTGTACTGCCCTCCTAACATCACCTTAGACCAAATATGGGTTGAGCATGGCGTTTCGCATTGTCTTCTCGAAACGGTGTGTGCGTCAGTCTACACCGCGTTCCtcctggtgtttggtgttgcgcAGTGGGTCGTATACCACAAATATGCCACACCAGTTGACCCCTACCTCAGGCCGCGATCGTGTCTCCTTGGGGTGCAGAACGGGCtagcggtggtgatggcggtggtggcggtggctcgGATTGTCCTCCAAGCCACTCTGATCG ACCAGCACATAGTCTACGGGTACATGGTGTTGACCCTGTGCTGCAACGTGGTGGTGTGGCCCCTCTCGCTGCGTCTGGTGTACCTGGAGAGGAACGAACAGCTGCCCTCAGTGCCGTCCCGGGGCCATGGTGCGGTCCTACTGGTGTTCTGGACCCTGGTGTTTGTCGGAGAGAATCTGTCGTTTCTCAACCTGCGGAACGAGGATTGGTGGTTCGATTTGACGAC AGTGGCAGACCAGCTGGAATTTGCCCTGTTCATCCTTCGCTACACAGCCGCATGTCTCCTGTTCATCCTGGGACTGAAAGCTCCAGGAATTTCTACCATGAGGGATTATGTGAACTTTGGAGGACAGctgaggaggcaggaggaggaggaggaggaggaggag GGCGAGGGGTCAGCAGAGAGGTCAGGTCAAAGGTCAACCTGGCGTGGGGTTCTCAGAAAGCTTCGAGTCCTGTTCCCGTTCATCTGGCCTCGGAAAAGTGCCGTTCTTCAGTGTTCAGTCGTGTTCTGCTTCCTCCTGCTTGTTCTGGGACGTGTGGCCAATGTGTTTGTGCCCCTCTACTACAAACGCATag TGGACGGCCTGGGTGGCAGTGGGGGGGAGGCGACCTTTGTgtgggaggcagtggtggtgtacgTGGCTATCAAGTTCCTGCAGGGGGGGGGGACCGGGG CTGGCCTCCTCAACAACCTGCGGTCCCTCCTGTGGATTTCGGTCCAGCAGTACACCAGCAGGGAGGTCcag GTCCAGCTCTTCGCACACCTTCATAACCTGTCCCTACGTTGGCACCTGGGACGGAAGACTGGCGAGGTTCTCCGAGTGATGGACAGGGGAACAAACTCTAtcaattctcttctttcttatattgtcttcag cATCCTGCCTACAGTGGTGGACATCACTGTGGCTGTTGTTTACTTCACCACAGCTTTCAATTACTGGTTTGGCCTCATAGTCTTCCTCACCATGGCTGTGTACCTGG GCATCACCATCTGGCTGACGGAGTGGCGGACCAAGTACCGGCGTCATATGAACCTGGCAGACAACGAGCAGCGGTCCAGAGGCGTTGATTCTCTTCTGAATTTTGAGACAGTGAAATATTATGGAGCGGAGAATTATGAAGTGGACCGGTACCAGGAGGCCCTTCTCACGTACcag CACGAGGAATGGAAGTCAAACGCGTCTCTCAGTCTTCTAAACACCATTCAGAACTTGGTGATCAGCGTGGGGCTTCTGGCGGGGTCCCTGCTGGCGGCCTGGCTGGTGGCTGGACCCCATACGCTCACTGTGGGGGATTATGTCTTGTTCTCCACCTATATAATGCAGCTGTACATGCCGCTAAACTGGTTCGGAACTTATTACCGGATGATTCAGCAGAATTTTATCGATATGGAGAACATGTTTGACTTGctgaaggaaaagcaggaggtcGTGGAtgag CCCGGCGCCCTGGCCCTGCCCGCCCCCCAGGGAAGGATTGAGTTCCGAGatgtctccttctcctactccccAGAGAGACAGATCCTTAAGGGCGTGTCCTTCGCTGTGGAGCCCGGCAAGACCCTGGCTGTG gTTGGGCCGACGGGTAGCGGAAAGAGTACAATAATGCGTCTGATCTTCCGTTTCTAcgatgtgtgtggtggtgcggtgTTGGTTGATGGTGTTGACGTGAAGCATTACCAGCAGAGCGAGCTGCGGCGGGCCATGGGGGTGGTGCCGCAGGATACCGTGCTGTTCAACGAGTCCATCTT CTACAACATCCAATACGGGCGGGTgatggcggcggaggaggaggtccACGAGGCAGCCAAACACTCGGACATACACAGCAAGATCCTGACCTTTCCCGAGCAGTATGGGACAAAGGTTGGAGAGAGGACTGAAGCTGAGcggaggagagaaacagagagtcGCCATTGCTAG